In Streptomyces sp. SID8374, one genomic interval encodes:
- a CDS encoding enoyl-CoA hydratase/isomerase family protein: MKLSLPDFLTPSSPAHEKGPSHEEAATVRTRREGPVLHVELYAPETGNAVTEAMLDELLDAVTAPDPEVRVLVLSGAGDDFCLGGDRAEFADWLEEDPTGRGIRVAGEKARRVCEAISGNRAVTVARVQGKAIGAGLALALACDLRVGAESASFRLPELALGLPTAWGGLLPRLIHEVGAARVRELILTGRAFDAAEAQALSVLQRVVPENELDQAVQAWAKPVVRRPEAALRVTKALLNSYAAATRMADPSFLDAELMASVAAAGRRTPPRTPGPDTSHS; this comes from the coding sequence GTGAAGCTCTCGCTGCCCGACTTCCTGACGCCGTCCTCCCCCGCGCACGAGAAGGGCCCCTCGCACGAGGAGGCCGCGACGGTACGCACCCGGCGCGAGGGCCCCGTCCTGCACGTGGAGCTGTACGCCCCCGAGACCGGCAACGCGGTCACCGAGGCGATGCTGGACGAGCTGCTGGACGCCGTCACCGCCCCCGACCCCGAGGTGCGGGTGCTGGTGCTCAGCGGCGCCGGGGACGACTTCTGCCTGGGCGGCGACCGCGCCGAGTTCGCCGACTGGCTGGAGGAGGACCCGACCGGCCGGGGCATCCGGGTCGCCGGGGAGAAGGCCCGCCGGGTCTGCGAGGCGATCTCCGGCAACCGGGCCGTCACCGTCGCCCGGGTCCAGGGCAAGGCGATCGGCGCGGGCCTGGCGCTCGCCCTCGCCTGCGATCTGCGGGTCGGCGCGGAGAGTGCCTCCTTCCGGCTGCCGGAGCTGGCGCTCGGGCTGCCGACCGCCTGGGGCGGGCTGCTGCCCCGGCTGATCCACGAGGTCGGCGCGGCCCGTGTCCGCGAACTGATCCTGACCGGAAGGGCGTTCGACGCGGCGGAGGCGCAAGCGCTCTCCGTCCTCCAGCGGGTCGTTCCGGAAAACGAATTGGATCAGGCCGTACAGGCCTGGGCGAAGCCCGTCGTACGCCGTCCCGAGGCCGCCCTCAGAGTGACGAAAGCCCTGCTCAACTCCTATGCGGCGGCCACCCGGATGGCCGACCCGTCCTTCCTCGACGCGGAGCTGATGGCCTCCGTCGCGGCAGCCGGTCGGCGCACACCCCCTCGCACTCCTGGGCCCGACACGTCACACTCGTAA
- a CDS encoding ABC transporter permease, whose product MKRPALRRTPGARAPLLLTVPALVAVAFLMLPLVGILARTSWGELGTHLTAEPTTRALRLSLLVSLWSLGLSLLFGVPLAWLLARVPFPGKAFVRSLVLLPMVLPPTVGGVALLLAFGRRGLLGPWLEDTFGITLPFHTSGAVLAATFVAMPFLVISLEGALGGLRPRYEETAASLGASPVRVFLTVTLPMVAPGLVAGAALTWARALGEFGATITFAGNLPGTTQTLPLQVYLLLQESPEAATSVSLLLLAIAMIVLIALRGRWTGTPGDHRREGSAPRPEEPTAGDVLPEPPPVLLDKAPQERWPLHADVTGFTRLALAADPGTTIAVVGPNGAGKTTLLRALLGLTPRAHARLRLGEADVTALPPHRRGVAWVPQDGALFPHLSALSNTAYGLRTHGVPRAEARREAQSWLDRLGVGHLAHRKPGQLSGGQAQRVALARALAARPRLLLLDEPLAALDQTTRAHVRHTLRRHLADFGGVCLIVTHDPVEAVSLADRVLVLDDGRVLQDEPPAEVTRHPRSPWVARMLGRNAWPGTATADGLALAGGGHLVVAEPLAPGTEALAVIAPEAVSVHREKPTGSPRNVWPGTVREITSGGSRLRLLITSDRAPDLVAEITPQAAAELSIADGTPVWTGVKATEVTVVPL is encoded by the coding sequence ATGAAACGACCGGCACTCCGCCGTACGCCGGGGGCGCGCGCCCCGCTCCTGCTGACGGTGCCCGCACTGGTGGCCGTGGCGTTCCTGATGCTGCCGCTGGTCGGCATCCTGGCCCGTACGTCCTGGGGCGAGCTCGGTACGCACCTCACCGCCGAGCCCACCACCCGGGCGCTCCGCCTCTCCCTCCTCGTCTCGCTCTGGTCGCTCGGCCTCTCGCTGCTGTTCGGGGTGCCGCTGGCCTGGCTGCTGGCCCGGGTGCCCTTCCCCGGCAAGGCGTTCGTGCGCTCGCTGGTGCTGCTGCCGATGGTGCTGCCGCCCACGGTCGGCGGGGTCGCGCTGCTGCTGGCGTTCGGGCGGCGCGGGCTGCTCGGGCCGTGGCTGGAGGACACCTTCGGGATCACGCTGCCCTTCCACACCTCGGGGGCGGTGCTGGCGGCGACGTTCGTCGCGATGCCGTTCCTGGTCATCTCGCTGGAAGGCGCGCTGGGCGGTCTGCGCCCCCGGTACGAGGAGACCGCCGCTTCCCTCGGAGCTTCGCCGGTACGGGTGTTCCTCACCGTGACCCTGCCGATGGTCGCCCCCGGGCTGGTCGCCGGAGCGGCCCTCACCTGGGCGCGGGCGCTCGGTGAGTTCGGCGCCACCATCACCTTCGCCGGGAACCTCCCCGGCACCACGCAGACCCTGCCGCTCCAGGTCTATCTGCTGCTCCAGGAGTCCCCGGAGGCGGCGACCTCGGTGTCCCTGCTGCTCCTGGCGATCGCCATGATCGTGCTGATCGCGCTGCGCGGCCGGTGGACCGGCACCCCGGGCGACCACCGGCGCGAGGGGTCCGCCCCGCGTCCGGAGGAGCCGACGGCCGGGGACGTCCTCCCGGAACCGCCCCCCGTCCTTCTCGACAAGGCCCCCCAGGAGCGCTGGCCCCTGCACGCCGACGTCACCGGCTTCACCCGCCTCGCCCTGGCCGCGGACCCCGGCACCACCATCGCGGTCGTCGGCCCCAACGGCGCGGGCAAGACCACCCTCCTGCGCGCCCTCCTCGGCCTCACCCCCCGCGCCCACGCCCGACTGCGCCTGGGCGAGGCCGATGTGACGGCCCTCCCCCCGCACCGCCGGGGCGTCGCCTGGGTCCCCCAGGACGGCGCGCTCTTCCCGCACCTGAGCGCCCTGTCCAACACGGCGTACGGGCTCCGCACCCATGGCGTCCCCCGCGCGGAGGCCCGGCGCGAGGCGCAGTCCTGGCTGGACCGGCTCGGCGTCGGCCACCTGGCCCACCGCAAGCCCGGCCAGCTCTCCGGCGGCCAGGCCCAACGCGTCGCCCTGGCCCGCGCGTTGGCGGCCCGCCCGCGCCTCCTGCTGCTGGACGAACCGCTCGCCGCCCTCGACCAGACGACCCGGGCCCACGTCCGGCACACCCTGCGCCGCCACCTCGCCGACTTCGGAGGGGTCTGCCTGATCGTCACGCACGACCCGGTCGAGGCGGTCTCGCTGGCCGACCGGGTCCTGGTCCTGGACGACGGCCGGGTCCTCCAGGACGAGCCGCCCGCCGAGGTGACCCGCCACCCCCGCTCCCCCTGGGTGGCCCGGATGCTCGGCCGCAACGCCTGGCCCGGCACCGCCACCGCCGACGGCCTGGCCCTCGCGGGCGGCGGCCACCTCGTCGTCGCCGAACCCCTCGCCCCGGGCACGGAGGCCCTCGCGGTCATCGCCCCCGAAGCCGTCTCCGTACACCGCGAGAAGCCCACCGGCTCCCCCCGCAACGTCTGGCCCGGCACGGTCCGCGAGATCACCTCGGGCGGCAGCAGGCTGCGCCTCCTCATCACCTCCGACCGGGCGCCGGACCTGGTCGCGGAGATCACCCCGCAGGCGGCGGCCGAGCTGTCCATCGCGGACGGCACACCGGTCTGGACGGGCGTGAAGGCGACCGAGGTGACGGTCGTCCCGCTCTGA
- the modA gene encoding molybdate ABC transporter substrate-binding protein has product MSLLITRRRAAAAVLTTALLVPLAACGNDDSGTDKDSASSAKPSDSASSGAPAAELTVLAAASLTDVFKEAGAAYEKENPGTKVTFSFAGSQELAAQVKQGAPADALVTADTKTMDGLTGETGTPTVIAKNRLVIAVGEGNPEKVENLKDLADTKLKVVLAAPEVPVGRYSKQILDAQKIEVKPVSQEPNVRAVLSKVELGEADAGLVYKTDAETATDKVDAIDIPDAENAVASYPAATLKGSKHSEAAAAFVAWLSTPAAQKILQGAGFQQP; this is encoded by the coding sequence ATGTCTCTCCTGATCACCCGCCGCCGTGCCGCGGCCGCCGTCCTGACGACCGCCCTCCTCGTCCCGCTCGCCGCCTGCGGCAATGACGACTCCGGCACGGACAAGGACAGCGCGAGCAGCGCGAAGCCGTCCGACTCCGCGTCCTCGGGCGCCCCGGCCGCCGAGCTGACCGTGCTGGCCGCCGCCTCGCTGACCGACGTCTTCAAGGAGGCGGGAGCGGCGTACGAGAAGGAGAACCCGGGCACGAAGGTGACGTTCTCCTTCGCGGGCTCCCAGGAGCTGGCCGCCCAGGTCAAGCAGGGCGCCCCCGCCGACGCCCTGGTCACCGCCGACACCAAGACGATGGACGGCCTCACCGGCGAGACCGGCACCCCCACCGTCATCGCCAAGAACCGTCTGGTCATCGCCGTCGGTGAGGGCAACCCGGAGAAGGTCGAGAACCTCAAGGACCTCGCCGACACCAAGCTGAAGGTCGTCCTGGCCGCCCCCGAGGTGCCGGTGGGCCGCTACAGCAAGCAGATCCTCGACGCGCAGAAGATCGAGGTGAAGCCGGTCTCCCAGGAGCCCAACGTCCGCGCGGTCCTCAGCAAGGTAGAGCTGGGCGAGGCGGACGCCGGGCTCGTCTACAAGACGGACGCCGAGACCGCCACCGACAAGGTCGACGCGATCGACATCCCGGACGCGGAGAACGCCGTCGCCTCCTACCCGGCCGCCACGCTGAAGGGCTCCAAGCACAGCGAGGCCGCCGCCGCGTTCGTCGCCTGGCTCTCCACGCCCGCCGCGCAGAAGATCCTCCAGGGCGCGGGCTTCCAGCAGCCGTAG
- a CDS encoding helix-turn-helix transcriptional regulator: MQSYTIGQAARLLGVSPDTARRWADAGRVATHRDDTGRRLIDGRALAAFSIEVGQGAAGDDETPYTSARNAFPGIVTAVKLGDVAAQVEIQAGPHRLVSLLTREAVEELGLEVGMQATARVKSTSVHIDRT, from the coding sequence ATGCAGTCCTACACAATCGGTCAGGCAGCACGCCTCCTCGGAGTCAGCCCCGACACCGCCCGACGCTGGGCGGACGCCGGCCGGGTCGCGACCCATCGCGACGACACCGGCCGCCGGCTGATCGACGGCCGTGCGCTGGCCGCCTTCTCGATCGAGGTCGGCCAGGGCGCCGCGGGCGACGACGAGACCCCGTACACCTCGGCGCGCAACGCCTTCCCGGGCATCGTCACAGCGGTGAAGCTCGGCGATGTCGCGGCCCAGGTCGAGATCCAGGCGGGCCCGCACCGGCTCGTCTCGCTCCTGACCCGGGAGGCCGTCGAGGAGCTGGGCCTTGAGGTCGGCATGCAGGCGACCGCCCGGGTGAAGTCGACCAGCGTGCACATCGACCGCACCTGA
- a CDS encoding VOC family protein, with protein sequence MAVQPEGTPCWVDASFADLEGAKSFYGDVLGWTFGEGSPEFGNYTTAQVDGRRTGAVASPMPGSDDPSAWCLYLASPDAAATGEKIRANGGEVLMEPMRVGEFGTMLVGRDPGGAVFGVWQAVTHDGFETEMGTPGAYCWAEVFTRDPDAADTFFPAVFGYTRRKFDDESMDFAMYDVQGKTVLGRMAMGDDFPPEVPAYLNVYFAVPDCDAAVAKATERGGVLRFGPMDSPFGRFAALSDPQGASFTVIDVARTEGEMPATSPAA encoded by the coding sequence ATGGCTGTGCAACCCGAAGGCACCCCGTGTTGGGTGGACGCGTCGTTCGCCGATCTGGAGGGCGCGAAGAGCTTCTACGGTGATGTGCTCGGCTGGACGTTCGGCGAGGGTTCGCCGGAGTTCGGCAACTACACGACGGCACAGGTGGACGGCAGACGGACGGGCGCCGTGGCCTCGCCGATGCCCGGCAGCGACGACCCGTCCGCGTGGTGCCTGTATCTGGCCTCGCCGGACGCCGCCGCCACCGGCGAGAAGATCCGCGCCAACGGCGGCGAGGTGCTCATGGAGCCCATGCGGGTCGGCGAGTTCGGCACGATGCTGGTGGGCCGCGACCCCGGCGGCGCGGTCTTCGGCGTGTGGCAGGCCGTCACCCACGACGGGTTCGAGACGGAGATGGGCACGCCGGGCGCCTACTGCTGGGCCGAGGTCTTCACCCGGGACCCCGACGCGGCCGACACGTTCTTCCCCGCCGTCTTCGGCTACACACGGCGGAAGTTCGACGACGAGTCGATGGACTTCGCCATGTACGACGTCCAGGGGAAGACGGTGCTGGGCCGGATGGCGATGGGCGACGACTTCCCGCCCGAGGTGCCCGCGTACCTGAACGTGTACTTCGCCGTCCCGGACTGCGACGCGGCGGTGGCGAAGGCGACCGAGCGGGGCGGGGTGCTGCGGTTCGGCCCGATGGACAGCCCCTTCGGCCGGTTCGCGGCCCTGTCCGACCCGCAGGGCGCGTCGTTCACCGTGATCGACGTGGCGAGGACGGAGGGCGAGATGCCGGCGACGAGCCCGGCGGCCTGA
- a CDS encoding DUF742 domain-containing protein, with the protein MTAPGEEASVSSGFVRSYVITGGRGLPDADELSLVTLVTLAPDRQPPPNPSPEVRAIWELCSGGYLSVAEVAGHLGLPVGVARLLLQDLNQQGLLLRRKAPPPAQLVDRKILEEVLHGLQVRFG; encoded by the coding sequence ATGACGGCACCGGGCGAGGAGGCCAGCGTCAGCAGCGGGTTCGTCCGGTCCTACGTCATCACCGGGGGACGGGGGCTGCCCGACGCGGACGAGCTCTCCCTGGTCACCCTGGTCACCCTCGCCCCCGACCGGCAGCCGCCGCCCAACCCGAGCCCCGAGGTCAGGGCGATCTGGGAGCTGTGTTCCGGCGGCTACCTCTCGGTGGCCGAGGTCGCCGGCCATCTCGGCCTGCCGGTCGGGGTGGCCCGGCTGCTGCTCCAGGATTTAAACCAGCAGGGACTTCTGCTGCGCCGCAAGGCGCCGCCGCCCGCCCAGCTCGTCGACAGAAAGATCCTCGAAGAGGTGTTGCATGGACTCCAAGTCCGGTTCGGCTGA
- a CDS encoding PH domain-containing protein, with product MALFGNAHTINPATAQQDYERLLGQGEQVHAAFLLIRDTILFTDRRLILVDKQGITGKKTEYHSVPYRSITHFAVETAGTFDLDAELKIWISGSSTPLQKTFTKGVDIYEVQAILTQFVAR from the coding sequence ATGGCACTGTTCGGCAACGCGCACACGATCAACCCGGCCACCGCCCAGCAGGACTACGAGCGCCTCCTCGGCCAGGGCGAGCAGGTGCACGCCGCGTTCCTGCTGATCCGCGACACGATCCTGTTCACGGACCGCCGGCTGATCCTCGTCGACAAGCAGGGCATCACCGGCAAGAAGACCGAGTACCACTCCGTGCCGTACCGCAGCATCACGCACTTCGCGGTGGAGACGGCCGGCACGTTCGACCTGGACGCCGAGCTGAAGATCTGGATCTCGGGCAGCTCCACCCCGCTCCAGAAGACGTTCACCAAGGGCGTCGACATCTATGAGGTGCAGGCGATACTGACGCAGTTCGTCGCGCGGTAA
- a CDS encoding ATP/GTP-binding protein yields the protein MDSKSGSAESIYVPDAVQRAAKILVVGHFAVGKTTLIGTLSEITPLRTEERMTQAAAQVDDLRGAPDKKTTTVALDFGRLTLSDELVLYLFGTPGQQRFVELWEDMARGSLGALLLVDPARLADTFPVIDLVETYGLEYAVAVNSFDPYSRHAEDELREALDLLPSTPVVYCDARDQKSSAQALITLVRHLLAHAA from the coding sequence ATGGACTCCAAGTCCGGTTCGGCTGAGAGCATCTATGTGCCGGACGCGGTCCAGCGCGCGGCGAAGATCCTCGTCGTCGGGCACTTCGCCGTGGGCAAGACGACCCTGATCGGCACGCTCTCCGAGATCACCCCGCTGCGCACCGAGGAGCGGATGACCCAGGCCGCGGCCCAGGTCGACGATCTGCGCGGGGCGCCCGACAAGAAGACGACCACGGTCGCCCTGGACTTCGGGCGCCTGACCCTCAGCGACGAGCTGGTGCTGTACCTGTTCGGTACGCCGGGGCAGCAGCGGTTCGTGGAGCTGTGGGAGGACATGGCGCGCGGTTCGCTGGGCGCGCTCCTCCTGGTCGACCCGGCGCGGCTGGCCGACACCTTCCCGGTGATCGACCTGGTCGAGACGTACGGCCTGGAGTACGCGGTCGCCGTCAACAGCTTCGACCCGTACTCCCGGCACGCCGAGGACGAACTGCGCGAGGCACTCGACCTGCTGCCGTCCACCCCGGTCGTCTACTGCGACGCCCGGGACCAGAAGTCCTCCGCGCAGGCCCTGATCACTCTCGTACGGCACCTTCTCGCGCACGCGGCCTGA
- a CDS encoding TerC family protein translates to MDVPVWLWVAFAVTVVVSLTVDLLAHRNAHVIGFKEAAWWSVLWVSLALIFGGVVFFVLGTTAGTEYTTAWLLEKSLSVDNLFVFALIFAYFKVPREYQHRVLFFGVIGALVFRAIFLTAGVAVVNRFTFVLFLFAAILFYSAYKIIKGDEDNFDPGKSFAVRLLRKIMPVRDDYAGTHFVIREEGKRVATPLLAVVAAIEAADLLFAVDSVPAVLAVSDDAFIVYTSNAFAILGLRALYFLLAGLLDRFHYLSNGLAIILAFIAVKLILQASHKMINTSIPEIPSPISLAVIVTILTVSIVLSIRRPPPDADTGAGAGGTESAEKSSDGKPTE, encoded by the coding sequence GTGGATGTACCGGTATGGCTCTGGGTGGCGTTCGCCGTAACGGTGGTCGTCTCCCTCACAGTCGACTTGCTTGCCCACCGAAACGCGCATGTCATCGGCTTCAAGGAAGCCGCCTGGTGGAGCGTGCTGTGGGTGAGCCTCGCGCTCATCTTCGGCGGTGTGGTCTTCTTCGTCCTCGGGACGACCGCGGGGACGGAATACACGACGGCCTGGCTTCTGGAGAAGAGCCTTTCGGTCGACAACCTCTTCGTCTTCGCGCTGATCTTCGCCTATTTCAAGGTGCCCCGGGAATATCAGCACCGGGTGCTGTTCTTCGGCGTCATCGGCGCTCTGGTGTTCCGCGCCATCTTCCTGACGGCCGGCGTCGCGGTGGTGAACCGCTTCACCTTCGTGCTGTTCCTCTTCGCGGCGATCCTCTTCTACAGCGCCTACAAAATCATCAAGGGCGACGAGGACAACTTCGACCCGGGCAAGAGCTTCGCGGTGCGGCTGCTGCGGAAGATCATGCCGGTCCGGGACGACTACGCGGGAACGCACTTCGTCATCAGGGAGGAGGGGAAGCGGGTCGCCACACCGCTGCTGGCGGTGGTCGCCGCGATCGAGGCGGCCGACCTGCTCTTCGCCGTCGACAGCGTGCCCGCCGTCCTGGCGGTCAGCGACGACGCGTTCATCGTCTACACCAGCAACGCGTTCGCCATCCTCGGCCTGCGGGCGCTCTACTTCCTGCTGGCCGGACTCCTGGACCGCTTCCACTACCTGAGCAACGGCCTGGCGATCATTCTGGCGTTCATCGCCGTGAAGCTCATTCTCCAGGCCTCGCACAAGATGATCAATACCTCCATTCCGGAGATTCCCTCACCGATCAGCCTGGCGGTGATCGTCACCATTCTGACGGTCTCGATCGTGCTCAGTATCCGGCGCCCACCGCCTGACGCGGATACCGGGGCCGGTGCGGGTGGTACGGAGAGTGCGGAGAAGTCATCCGACGGTAAACCCACCGAGTAA
- a CDS encoding cytochrome P450, whose translation MGDVVRAPWNGWFVTGFDTCSQVLRGRNWLAPDFAWQERQDDSKQWDAIATREMTGTLARLNAPEHTCQRRSLGNLFDRSTIERLTPDVERDADRLLDELADKLRWGEADFVSTVSEQLPVHTVGSWLGLPREDYPHILEITHNQVYAQELLPTKSQLAISAEATVQLRAYFTDLVARRRAEPRHDVLTGWIHTWDSMEPDRERADEILYRLTMFVTIASLETTATLLTSMTSLLLAEPGRWQWLRDHPEHIDAAVDEVLRYDPPIHINTRIAAEDTVLAGVPIKKDSMVHVLYGAANHDPRRNPDPGAFDILRGGSHLTFGGGVHYCLGAALAKLEARTLLARTLDRFPTLRAASPPVYAPRMVFRRITSLGVAL comes from the coding sequence ATGGGTGACGTCGTCCGCGCTCCCTGGAACGGTTGGTTCGTCACCGGTTTCGATACCTGTAGCCAGGTGCTGCGCGGCCGCAACTGGCTCGCCCCCGACTTCGCCTGGCAGGAGCGGCAGGACGACTCCAAGCAGTGGGACGCGATCGCGACCCGGGAGATGACCGGCACGCTCGCCCGGCTGAACGCCCCCGAACACACCTGCCAGCGCCGCTCGCTGGGCAACCTCTTCGACCGCTCCACCATCGAACGCCTCACCCCCGACGTAGAGCGCGACGCCGACCGGCTCCTGGACGAGCTGGCCGACAAGCTCCGCTGGGGTGAGGCGGATTTCGTCTCCACGGTCAGTGAGCAGCTGCCGGTCCACACGGTCGGCTCCTGGCTGGGGCTGCCGCGCGAGGACTATCCCCACATCCTGGAGATCACCCACAACCAGGTGTACGCCCAGGAGTTGCTGCCCACCAAGAGCCAGCTGGCGATCTCCGCCGAGGCGACCGTGCAGCTGCGCGCGTACTTCACCGATCTGGTCGCCCGCCGCCGGGCCGAGCCCCGCCACGACGTGCTGACCGGCTGGATCCACACCTGGGACTCGATGGAGCCGGACCGCGAGCGGGCGGACGAGATCCTGTACCGGCTCACCATGTTCGTCACCATCGCCTCGCTGGAGACCACCGCGACGCTGCTGACGTCGATGACTTCCCTGCTGCTGGCCGAGCCCGGCCGGTGGCAGTGGCTGCGTGACCACCCCGAGCACATCGACGCGGCCGTCGACGAGGTGCTGCGCTACGACCCGCCCATCCACATCAACACCCGGATCGCCGCCGAGGACACCGTCCTGGCCGGCGTCCCGATCAAGAAGGACAGCATGGTCCACGTCCTGTACGGCGCCGCCAACCACGACCCCCGGCGCAACCCCGACCCCGGCGCGTTCGACATCCTGCGCGGCGGCAGCCACCTCACCTTCGGCGGCGGGGTGCACTACTGCCTGGGCGCGGCGCTCGCCAAGCTGGAAGCGCGCACGCTGCTGGCCCGCACGCTGGATCGTTTCCCCACCCTGCGGGCCGCCTCCCCGCCCGTGTACGCCCCCCGGATGGTCTTCAGACGGATCACCTCGCTGGGCGTGGCGCTGTGA
- a CDS encoding cytochrome P450, producing the protein MDPSPGATPYSAAPAGCPMHQQQTSLYGPEFAADPHRVYDAFRAHGPAAPIELAPGVDATLIVQHEAALRVLQNPALFARDSRRWAALREGAIPMDSPVLPMMMYRPNCLFTDGAEHLRLRKAVTESLARLNSSRVSRDVERIADYLIDQFIERGTADLLNEYAKLLPLLLFNQLFGCPGDIGDRLTRSMSAIFDGEDVLRANTELTECLMELVALKRRQPGEDITSWLIQHPAGLRDEELKDQLVMLMGAGVEPERNLIANALLLMLAGDQPGGAERRGSGMLVEDALDDVLWNNPPIANYATHYPVRDIELDGVVLKAETPVLISFAAANSDPSLTDARQTLSKGAHLAWGAGPHVCPAKSPATLIALTAIEKILNTVPDLSLAVPASGVGWRPGPFHRALISLPVRFTPTAARRTATGAQPPAPTSAQLSDPYRNAAPQPAPAGRHAAEPAKKQKGWWSSFLDVFRV; encoded by the coding sequence ATGGACCCGTCGCCGGGAGCCACCCCGTACAGCGCCGCCCCCGCCGGGTGCCCCATGCACCAGCAGCAGACCTCGCTGTACGGGCCGGAGTTCGCCGCCGACCCGCACCGCGTGTACGACGCGTTCCGGGCGCACGGCCCCGCAGCACCGATCGAGTTGGCGCCCGGGGTGGACGCCACGCTGATCGTGCAGCACGAGGCGGCGCTGCGGGTGCTCCAGAATCCGGCGCTGTTCGCCCGGGACTCGCGGCGCTGGGCGGCGCTGCGCGAGGGCGCGATCCCGATGGACAGCCCGGTGCTGCCGATGATGATGTACCGGCCCAACTGCCTGTTCACCGACGGCGCGGAGCACCTGCGGCTGCGCAAGGCGGTCACCGAGTCGCTGGCACGGCTCAACAGCAGCCGGGTCAGCCGGGACGTCGAGAGGATCGCCGACTATCTGATCGACCAGTTCATCGAGCGCGGCACGGCCGACCTGCTCAACGAGTACGCCAAGCTGCTGCCGCTGCTGCTCTTCAACCAGCTCTTCGGCTGCCCCGGCGACATCGGCGACCGGCTCACCCGGTCGATGTCGGCCATCTTCGACGGCGAGGACGTGCTGCGCGCCAACACGGAGCTGACGGAGTGCCTGATGGAGCTGGTCGCGCTCAAGCGGCGCCAGCCCGGTGAGGACATCACCTCCTGGCTGATCCAGCACCCGGCGGGGCTGCGGGACGAGGAGCTGAAGGACCAGCTGGTGATGCTGATGGGCGCCGGCGTGGAGCCGGAGCGCAACCTCATCGCCAACGCGCTGCTGCTGATGCTCGCCGGTGACCAGCCGGGCGGGGCGGAGCGGCGCGGTTCGGGGATGCTCGTCGAGGACGCGCTGGACGACGTCCTGTGGAACAACCCGCCGATCGCCAACTACGCCACGCACTACCCGGTGCGGGACATCGAGCTGGACGGGGTGGTGCTGAAGGCGGAGACGCCGGTCCTGATCAGCTTCGCCGCCGCGAACAGCGACCCGTCCCTCACCGATGCCCGCCAGACCCTGAGCAAGGGGGCCCACCTGGCGTGGGGCGCGGGCCCGCACGTCTGCCCGGCGAAGTCGCCCGCCACCCTCATCGCGCTGACCGCGATCGAGAAGATCCTCAACACCGTGCCCGACCTCTCGCTGGCCGTCCCGGCCTCGGGCGTCGGCTGGCGTCCGGGCCCCTTCCACCGGGCCCTGATCTCGCTGCCCGTACGGTTCACCCCGACCGCCGCCCGCCGCACCGCGACCGGCGCGCAGCCGCCGGCCCCGACCTCGGCGCAGCTGTCCGACCCGTACCGGAACGCGGCGCCCCAGCCGGCTCCCGCCGGTCGTCACGCTGCGGAGCCGGCCAAGAAGCAGAAGGGCTGGTGGAGTTCGTTCCTGGACGTGTTCCGGGTCTGA
- a CDS encoding roadblock/LC7 domain-containing protein translates to MNPDLSWVLNDVLQVPGARHAILVSADGLLLANSSEIGRDDAETVAAAMSSMQSLSRAVAPFIGTRSPGRWRQTLLEYEDGWIFLIAAGTGAYLAATAAADVDMEAMSFRMQQQVTALGKAMTTPPRQNAGSEI, encoded by the coding sequence GTGAACCCTGATCTGTCCTGGGTACTCAACGATGTGCTCCAGGTACCCGGAGCCCGGCACGCGATCCTCGTATCCGCCGACGGCTTGCTGCTCGCCAACTCCAGCGAGATCGGCCGGGACGACGCGGAGACCGTCGCCGCGGCCATGAGCTCCATGCAGTCCCTCAGCCGGGCCGTCGCCCCCTTCATCGGCACCCGCAGCCCGGGCCGCTGGCGGCAGACGCTCCTGGAGTACGAGGACGGCTGGATCTTCCTCATCGCCGCGGGCACCGGCGCCTACCTCGCCGCCACCGCCGCCGCCGATGTGGACATGGAGGCGATGTCCTTCCGTATGCAGCAGCAGGTCACCGCGCTGGGGAAGGCGATGACCACGCCGCCCCGCCAGAACGCGGGCAGCGAGATATGA